A genomic window from Calditrichota bacterium includes:
- a CDS encoding ribbon-helix-helix protein, CopG family has product MSKAISVRIPDKLALKLSEIAKETERSKSFLVQKALEAYLAALADLQVAVDRLHDTADPVVSLDELREELEL; this is encoded by the coding sequence ATGAGTAAAGCAATTTCTGTAAGAATCCCTGATAAATTGGCTTTAAAACTATCTGAAATTGCTAAAGAAACAGAGCGGTCAAAATCTTTTCTTGTTCAAAAGGCATTGGAAGCTTATTTGGCTGCTTTAGCGGATCTACAGGTTGCCGTAGATCGACTGCACGATACGGCTGATCCGGTGGTTTCGTTAGACGAATTGAGAGAAGAGCTTGAGTTATAA